In the Limanda limanda chromosome 1, fLimLim1.1, whole genome shotgun sequence genome, one interval contains:
- the LOC133007567 gene encoding uncharacterized protein LOC133007567, translating to MRPAPSSSRRKSKAPKHRSQVSSPGTSRARSPRRRSSPVVTPKKRRFRPGTKALMEIRRYQKSTDLLLRKGPFSRLVREVCQTYSRESLRWQVYALLALQEAAEAFLVLLFSDANLCAIHAKRVTLFPRDIQLARRIRGVDAL from the exons ATGCGTCCCGCGCCCTCCAGCAGCCGGCGGAAGAGCAAAGCTCCGAAGCACCGGTCCCAGGTgtcgtccccggggacgtccagAGCCCGGtccccgaggaggaggagcagtccaG TCGTGACTCCCAAGAAGAGACGGTTCCGACCAGGCACGAAGGCCTTGATGGAGATCCGCAGGTACCAGAAGAGCACGGACCTTCTGCTCAGGAAGGGACCGTTCTCTCGCCTG GTTCGTGAGGTTTGTCAAACTTACTCCAGAGAGTCTCTCCGCTGGCAGGTCTACGCTCTGCTCGCCCTGCAGGAG GCTGCAGAGGCGTTTCTCGTGCTGCTGTTCTCGGACGCCAACCTGTGTGCGATCCACGCCAAGCGAGTGACCCTGTTCCCCcgggacatccagctggcccggaGGATCCGCGGCGTGGACGCGCTGTGA